Proteins encoded together in one Janthinobacterium tructae window:
- the folK gene encoding 2-amino-4-hydroxy-6-hydroxymethyldihydropteridine diphosphokinase — MVVTAYIGIGANLGDARANVQDAIARLARLPGASLVDASSSYRTAPIASSGDDYINAVARITTTLPAEELLLALHAIEAAHGRERPYRNAPRTLDLDLLLYGDERIASASLTVPHPRITERAFVLVPLLELAPAVVVPGLGLAQDYLASVADQAISQL, encoded by the coding sequence TCACTGCTTACATCGGCATCGGTGCCAACCTGGGCGACGCGCGCGCGAACGTACAGGATGCGATTGCGCGCCTGGCGCGCCTGCCCGGCGCATCCCTCGTGGACGCCTCGTCCAGCTACCGCACGGCGCCCATAGCTTCCAGCGGTGACGACTACATCAACGCCGTGGCGCGCATCACGACCACCCTGCCGGCCGAAGAGCTGCTGCTGGCGCTGCACGCCATCGAGGCGGCGCACGGGCGCGAGCGGCCCTACCGCAACGCCCCGCGCACCCTGGACCTGGATTTGCTGCTGTACGGCGATGAACGCATCGCCAGCGCCAGCCTGACGGTGCCGCATCCACGCATCACCGAGCGCGCCTTCGTGCTGGTGCCGCTGCTCGAACTGGCTCCCGCCGTCGTCGTGCCCGGCCTCGGGCTGGCGCAGGACTACCTGGCAAGCGTCGCTGACCAGGCCATCAGCCAACTCTGA